The Ricinus communis isolate WT05 ecotype wild-type chromosome 8, ASM1957865v1, whole genome shotgun sequence sequence gaaacaataaattttagttctcAAATAATGCTCACCGTTTTTTTTATTgtctattatatattttttgctaTAGTTACTAGTGCAGACATTGTCTACTTTGCTTGTGTGcataaagaaaagttcttGATGATAGAAAAGCTAAAGAATTACACCAGTTTATTTTagtctttcaaaaaatatattttttattttatttaatgaaattaataaaataattttaatatacaataaacaatgtattaaaaataatgaaatacaCTTTTCGCAGGAGATTAATTCAACGCACTCAACTTTCATttgtaaaaaatttcaaatataacaTCTCATGGAGTTTATATACCCAATTgaattaaagttaaatttagAGAACCCATTGCAAAAACATGACGACTTCAAGAGCTCAATTACATCATCAAACTTCCTTCCTTAAGATACTCATTCACCATCATACTAATAGTTTCTGAATTCACACCTTGATTTGTTAGTGAGAAAGAGTTGAGAGTTGTAAAGAGTAATTAGAGTCAGTAGCGGTAATGGAAGGATATGGAAAGAGTGGTAATgataagaaagaagaaatactttaaaaacagaatttttaaatgataagataaatattaaaatgtattttattcaattagtAGATTTCATTTATGATACACATCAACAACAGTTAACATTCTTTAAAGTTCATATAAAATAAGGGCTTAAATTTTAGGTTTTTATCACTTCTAAGTACTCATTTgcatctaaaattaatttaagagCTAATACGTTCTTTGCACCAAAAGTTAGGGGCAAAAATGCATTTTTCCCATTGGAAAAATATGTGGTTCAGTTCAGCCACTTGAATTAGAAAGCACTCAAAGATGTCTTTAATTGAAGGTAACGCGCTCAATCAATCATTTCGTGGATAAATTAGAGTtcctttcataattaaaaagcATGGAGTAGGGTCTTCCTGTTCAATCATGCACCTGCTTCATAATTTTCCACAGTTTAAACCGTACACATGAGGAAGATTCAAAGTACTTTCTCATCAGTAGTAGTTTTCCTTCACCCCCACAGCCAGATCAAGCAATCAGGTAACTACAAGcttacaatttttttcttaacacAAGCTTCaaatgtgtgtgtgtgtatatatatattatatataggatttaaaggggaaaaagaaaaagcaaaagggACAATCTTTGCTACATATGACAAGTGATGCAAAAAGAGTCTTAGACAGCTAAAGAACTGAAATCCACTAACAGATTATacaaaaccccatattaaggATGAAGGagaaaattatcataaaagaTCAAAAGGGCCTACCATGTGCATTTAGAAGCTGCAGGGTCTTAGCCCAATGATTCAAGGTGATGACAAGAAACACACCCCTCTATCGTCCTTGTAAGCAAGCCGGATATCTACATCGAGTCACACTAACCATGTTATTGCAATCTACAACAAAACTTTAAAAATCAGGAATTATTTTTAACCACCATCTCTTATAACAATCTCCGCTGTCCTATCctatcttcttttattttccaatatCAGATAAGCACATTTAACATATATACATCATACGACAACTAATAAATGCTTATTATGTTATTACTCAACAACAACTAATGGAAGGGACGATCTAAAAGTTGTACAGCCATTTTCTCCCACTGATAAACTGCATTTCACAGGACCACCATTCTCCGCTTCTATATATAGATGACAAGAAAGATACCTAGAATAtcattttagatttttggAAAGATGTAGACATTTTTTGCCAAGTATCTATTCAAAGTTATAGCAGTTGAAGAGCAGTGCAAGATGTATCATTCTTccagaaaatgagaaaaagcATTTTTTTGGCCATGTTTAAAATGTAGAAGTTTCTTGTTAGGAAACATAACATGTCATGTTATCTACCTGTTTTCCCATCAGCAGTTCTTTCTTTGAAGTCCATTTCAGCAACCTGCCCACTCCTCATAGTAGCACAGTCGATCAATGATTATAATGAACTTGCTGCAATCTACAAAAACAAGAAAGTAATAGCTATCTTGTACAAAGAGCAAGAAGAATGTCAGTACGAAGACAACTGCTAAAGAGATATcaactaaaatgaaaaatgaacaAGTAAGATGGGAAAGAAAATTTCAGTCATAATAAAACAGAAAGTGCTTGCAGACATCTTCAGTTTTCAGTAAGAAAGGCTATCAAAAGACTCTTTCCTCTATGGGACACATGTGCAAAGCTGCAGAAAAACAAGGTCTATCTAAAAGCCAACTGAGTGCAACTAAAACCAGAACTCAGTTCacattgttaaaatttaacatgAGTGTTCTTCTACATGCACTATATCATCTTTTAAGAAAGCATTTGTTTCTGATTTGATAAAGTCCTTGATTTAATAGAAATAGGCCCAACAAACCAAAGTCCGTGCCTTTGTACTTTGGCTTAAAATCACCCAACAGCCTGTGACCATCTAACCAACTAGCTTAATCTCCTTAGCTGCAAATAATCATATTTCACAAAGATGATAGTTAAATGCTCACAACAAGAACACAAACTAAGCACgagagttttcttttttttaccaATTTATTGGATAAACAACAAACTCAAACaattataaaggagaaaacagAATATCTTTGAAGTGATCGCTTgtctagatcttttgaataaATCTCACAAGTATAACACTGCAGagattcaattttataaaaaataaaaagaaaaaagaaaaaaattcagaaaaaaaatgaactaCATGCTACATTACTGGAAGGCCAGCTCATTCAAGTGAAGAAAATGTTACAAGTTGAGCAAAACTGACGGAgtattaaacttttaattattcctCAACACCACCAGGAAAAATTAATGATGAAAAACTTCTACCTCTCTCTATTAGTTGATAGAACTTCTTCCATGTGGCCAGCTAATTGTTTCAAAGCCAAATATATTACTTCTTTCAATGGGTGTAACCTATCTGATGCAGTGAAAGAGTGCACTTTGTTTTCAATCTCTATCCAACTAATGGCTCGATCCTTCCTTACATGTCTCTCATTCATAAGCTGTCTCACATTTTCCACTAATTCCCACCGCCCAACCGCAGCATGTATACTTGATAGTAACACATATGCTGCAGAGGATTGAGGATccaattcaataattttttcagCTACTTCTCTTCCAAATTCTATATTTCCATGCATTCTGCAAACACCAAGCAAGGCATTCCAAATTTGATCATTTGGCTTACATGGCATCTTCTCAAGTTGATTCATCAACGTGTCAAAATGGCCTGCACGGCCTAGGAGATCAATCAAGCATGCATAATGTTCCTGATTGGGGATGACACCATGACAACTAGTTATGGACTCGTATAACCTAAGACCTTCTTGAACTAGTCCTGAATGACTACATGCATTCAGAAGGACAATCAATGTTATCCGATCTGGCTTCATGCCTAATCTGACCATGTCATCAAACATTTGTGTAGCCTCTTGACCACGACCATGCTGTGCCAGGGAAGAAATTATAGTATTCCACAAGACAACATCCCACTTATCACCCATAAGGTCAAAAACCAACCTCCCTACTTCCAAACAACCGCATTTTGAGTACATGTCAATGAGAGAGCTCACAACAATTGTATTAGGTCTGATATTGGTGCGTATTAAATAACCATGTATTTGTTTACCATGATTTAATGAAGCTATACTAGCAGAAGCACAAAGACAACTACTAAAAGTAAATTGATCTGGCCTAATATTAAGCGCCATCATCTTTGTAAACAACTCAAGCGCCTTATGTCCTAAATCATGTCTAGCATACCCAGCAATCAAAGATGTCCATGCAACAGGATTCTTTTCAGGCATCAAATCAAACAACTCACTAGCTGCCTCCACATCACCCCATTGAGCATACCCTGAAACCATTGTTGTCCAAGCAAGAACATCCCTAATAATCATCTCATCAAACAACCTCCTTGCATCACCCATCTCACTGCATTTTGCATAGGCATCAAGCACCGAACTTGAAATCAccaaatttgataaaaaccCAGCAACCAAAACCTGCCCATGAGCCTGCTTAGAAAGCTCCAGTTCCTTAACCTTCACACAAATATTCAATAAACCAGCAAAACTATACTCATTATACCCTATCCCTAACCTCCTCAACTCCCTATAAAACCGCAAAGCGTCATTGCAAAACCCACTCTTTGCATACGCAATAACCATTGTATTCCAAGACACAACATCTTTCTCTGGCATTTTATCAAACAGCTTTCTAGCTGGTTTTATCTTACCCAATTTAGCGTACCCAGAAAGCATACCATTCCAGGAATACAAATTCCTCGTAGACATTTCATCGAACACCTTATATGCACTTGCATAATCACCGCACTTTgaatacatattaattaaatgattcGCCAAAAACGTATTGGGTCTTTTTAATCCAGTTACCTTCAAATGTAAATGAACCCATTTCCCTAACTTCAGCGATTTTGTATTTGCACACTGTTGGAGAAGGTAAGCTAGTGTTTTTGATGGCAAGCGAATGCCATTACGT is a genomic window containing:
- the LOC8265343 gene encoding pentatricopeptide repeat-containing protein At2g21090, with protein sequence MPTSSKFHSNRTKRVPCIVKSLLHLSSQGQLFQAISSLGLLSRNGIRLPSKTLAYLLQQCANTKSLKLGKWVHLHLKVTGLKRPNTFLANHLINMYSKCGDYASAYKVFDEMSTRNLYSWNGMLSGYAKLGKIKPARKLFDKMPEKDVVSWNTMVIAYAKSGFCNDALRFYRELRRLGIGYNEYSFAGLLNICVKVKELELSKQAHGQVLVAGFLSNLVISSSVLDAYAKCSEMGDARRLFDEMIIRDVLAWTTMVSGYAQWGDVEAASELFDLMPEKNPVAWTSLIAGYARHDLGHKALELFTKMMALNIRPDQFTFSSCLCASASIASLNHGKQIHGYLIRTNIRPNTIVVSSLIDMYSKCGCLEVGRLVFDLMGDKWDVVLWNTIISSLAQHGRGQEATQMFDDMVRLGMKPDRITLIVLLNACSHSGLVQEGLRLYESITSCHGVIPNQEHYACLIDLLGRAGHFDTLMNQLEKMPCKPNDQIWNALLGVCRMHGNIEFGREVAEKIIELDPQSSAAYVLLSSIHAAVGRWELVENVRQLMNERHVRKDRAISWIEIENKVHSFTASDRLHPLKEVIYLALKQLAGHMEEVLSTNRER